The nucleotide window GCCGGTGCACTATCGGCTTTGAATATGAGCGAACCGATCTGCAGCTGCCGCACCACTTCCAGCCCCATATCGATGCTCGGTATGCCGTACGTGTTGGCTATGCTTTCGAGCACGGTCCCGAACGGCGGTGTCTTTCCCTCGGATGCCGATGCGACCATCTGCTCGTTGATCGTATAGACGAAGCAGATGTCGGCGCTCGGATCATTCCGCCATATCTGCCGGACTATGCCCTCGGCAGAAGCGCGGTCGCCGCCGTTCACACGGAATTCCACGAACACGAGGTCAGGCTTCTGCGACACGACATGCTCGCCGACGCGGCAGGCGCCGTAATCCGTTCCGGTGCCGGAGATAGCCGCATTGATCTCGATGAAGTTCACCGCGGGGAATGCGCTTTTGAAGTACGCGAACGTCTTCACCCGCCAGCCGTCGGCCATCGTGATGCTGCCGCCGAAATAGGCAATGCGCACATCTTTGCCGCGTGCGATCTTTGCGAAGAAATTCGGCAGCCCGCCGCGGACGCGAAACTCTTCTGCGACGGAGGTGTCATGGTCGTATGCCGGTGCCTGCACTGCAAGGATGATCATAAGAGCCGCACAACGAATGCCATACCGCGCTCCTTTCACTCGGGGATGTCGATCAGCGAAATGTTCCATGGGACACCGTCCTATTCTATTCGAAAAAGCTTCGTTTCGTTCTCTTTCATCGGGACAATGAACTCCGTGCCGTCCCTGAGATCGGCACCGTCGAAACACTCGAATAATCTGACTCGTGCGGGGAATCGTACGGTCTTTTCCCCCGATCGGAAGGCGCTGAGCGCCAGCATGCCTTTCGTTACCCAGAGGGCATCGCCCGGCTGTGTGTATCGATGGGCTTTGGCGATATCGCCGAGCACGGCAAGTATCTCGGGGGGCAGCATTGGTGCGCTCGAATACACGGCCGTCCATGTCGGGTATCTTCGTATCATGAGTGCCGGTTCGCCCGATCTCAGACGGCCCCAGATCTCGCCGTCATCATCATCGGGGATGTATGCCGGGCTTACCGTGCGGTCGGGGCCGTAGCTTATGCCGGCCGATCGCGCATCGGCCCGGTCGGAAACGGTGACCCTGAGCGAGGCGTTCTCGATCTGCCGTATCTTTATACCGGTGAGCTTCTGCATGGCGCCGGCATCGGACCTGCCGTTCCTGACCGACCCCGCGGCCCAGTGAAAAACGAGAACGCGTCCGTCCGACTTGAGGCGATCGACAGCGGCCATCGTTTCCGGCGACGGCGCTATCATGTCGCAGAACAGTATGAGGCGTTTGTCCGTGAGGCGGAGCAGGTCGTCGGAAGAAAATATCGATGAGGCGATGCCGCTTCGCTGCAGCGCATCTATCGAGAGACGGCGGAGTTCCTTGAGGAGATAGTCCTCCGGCTTGATGTAGTATACGGAGCGCGGATCGATAACGGCCGCGGCATGTGAAATATCCCTGCGGGAGACCGCTATCGATGCTTCGGCTATGGCATTGTAATTTGAAAGGAGCGTCAAGAGCGCCGGCGAATCGAATTTGACGGTGCCCACATCCTGCCACCATTGTCCGAAACCGTGCGCTATGGTCCATCCGAGTTCCCGACGCTGCATGATCTTGTCGCCTTCGATGCCTTCCACCTTGCCCTGGAACCAATCCGCTCCGCTCCCGGTCGCCGAGGTGCGATTGTCGTTCTCGTTGAACCAGTATTTCCCGTGCACGGATACGCTCCCGACCGCCGCCATCGGTGCAGGAGCGGCAATACCGAGCCGGCGATGCTCCCAGTACGCGGTGGGGCTGCAGAGGAAATCGATGTTCGTGCCGGCAAGGAGGGTGCCGATATCCTGATGTCCCCAGCGCGGGTCGGACGAGGTAAGGTAGCCGTAGTAGGCGCCGACCACTACGGGGAACGATGCGCTTTGTTTTATCGATGCGGCAAGCTCGTCGATAGCCGATGCGGTCATGAAGGAATTGTAATCCAGATAGTCGATGGTGCGCATCTCTTCATCAGCGTTTCGAAGCGAACCACGCGCGGCGGACGCCACGGCGCTGTCAAGCGGGGGGCGAGCGTTCTCGAATGAG belongs to Spirochaetota bacterium and includes:
- a CDS encoding beta-galactosidase codes for the protein MRRMPCRLAAMLPVAFMLAASEPNANAPAGARIAVQNDIPTLAVDGKPHSGMSRHGYQWDAFAGFRPTGVTLYIPILTASQGFWVRSVWTAPDTWDYSNLDKVLDGIFEKIPDAHIILKLSESAPDWWRAQHTNELVHVIESNETVPLLLPPADHRNAKYGRKTVPSWASHTWRRDIASAIVHVMRHLGTKPYAKRIVGFLICSGESNEWFAWGNRVDHSPANIARFRAWLWTRYRDVSALRSSWHDPAVSFENARPPLDSAVASAARGSLRNADEEMRTIDYLDYNSFMTASAIDELAASIKQSASFPVVVGAYYGYLTSSDPRWGHQDIGTLLAGTNIDFLCSPTAYWEHRRLGIAAPAPMAAVGSVSVHGKYWFNENDNRTSATGSGADWFQGKVEGIEGDKIMQRRELGWTIAHGFGQWWQDVGTVKFDSPALLTLLSNYNAIAEASIAVSRRDISHAAAVIDPRSVYYIKPEDYLLKELRRLSIDALQRSGIASSIFSSDDLLRLTDKRLILFCDMIAPSPETMAAVDRLKSDGRVLVFHWAAGSVRNGRSDAGAMQKLTGIKIRQIENASLRVTVSDRADARSAGISYGPDRTVSPAYIPDDDDGEIWGRLRSGEPALMIRRYPTWTAVYSSAPMLPPEILAVLGDIAKAHRYTQPGDALWVTKGMLALSAFRSGEKTVRFPARVRLFECFDGADLRDGTEFIVPMKENETKLFRIE